Proteins co-encoded in one Papaver somniferum cultivar HN1 chromosome 5, ASM357369v1, whole genome shotgun sequence genomic window:
- the LOC113280928 gene encoding cytochrome b5-like — protein sequence MSNITKLYTVEEASKHNTKQDCWLILDGKVYNVTKYLDDHPGGDDVLVNATGRDAIEDFDFVGHSKSARELMDTYLIGELDPSSIPQQEDKATTTRHQQQKDQVTQKSQDSSAFNYWFISLVILVISVIAGGYLYFPSKDQ from the exons ATGTCAAATATCACGAAACTCTATACAGTGGAGGAAGCTTCAAAACATAATACAAAACAGGATTGTTGGCTCATCCTTGATGGGAAG GTCTATAATGTGACAAAGTACTTGGATGACCATCCTGGTGGTGACGATGTTCTTGTCAATGCAAcag GACGAGATGCAATCGAAGATTTTGATTTTGTGGGACACAGCAAAAGTGCAAGAGAACTAATGGATACTTATTTGATTGGGGAACTAGATCCATCTTCAATTCCACAACAAGAAGATAAAGCTACTACAACCAGACATCAGCAGCAAAAAGATCAAGTCACTCAAAAGTCCCAAGATTCATCAGCTTTCAACTACTGGTTCATTTCTCTAGTCATACTTGTCATTTCTGTGATAGCAGGGGGTTATCTGTATTTCCCCAGTAAAGATCAATGA
- the LOC113278680 gene encoding uncharacterized protein LOC113278680: MTTSWKLWKNRCSKVFENKNQNIHFTVHSIRNLLKRCTALTQLQKQKTHQNWIAPEPNQFKINLDASFDNVTRTFGIGLIIHDSTGHCSGIRGKYFKGGIDAEQAECLAMKEAIMWVRNCGLSNAILEGDCQNVINSINTAKPCVHWMNQGLVDEIRHMLSSVYNVMVKHVKRSANTATRVIANSSRSDRLSFAYDHDILDKFLSIIRNDQTACQPKAMYKS, encoded by the coding sequence atgacTACATCAtggaaactgtggaaaaatagaTGTTCTAAagtctttgaaaataaaaatcagaataTACATTTTACAGTTCACTCCATTAGGAATCTGTTGAAACGATGCACTGCACTCACTCAGTTACAAAAGCAAAAAACTCATCAGAACTGGATTGCTCCTGAGCCTAATCAGTTTAAAATTAATCTTGATGCCTCTTTTGATAATGTTACTCGCACCTTTGGCATTGGTTTGATTATCCATGACTCCACAGGGCACTGCAGCGGAATCAGAGGAAAATATTTCAAAGGAGGAATAGACGCAGAACAAGCAGAGTGTCTGGCAATGAAGGAAGCTATCATGTGGGTCAGAAACTGCGGTCTTAGCAATGCTATTTTGGAAGGCGACTGTCAGAATGTTATAAACTCTATCAACACTGCCAAACCTTGCGTCCACTGGATGAATCAAGGCCTTGTGGATGAAATAAGACATATGTTATCTTCTGTTTACAATGTTATGGTTAAACATGTTAAAAGATCAGCAAACACTGCTACTCGTGTAATAGCTAACTCCTCTAGGTCTGACAGACTATCTTTTGCTTATGATCATGATATCCTGGATAAATTCTTAAGTATAATTAGGAACGATCAAACGGCCTGTCAACCTAAGGCTATGTACAAATCTTAA